The Corynebacterium callunae DSM 20147 genomic sequence GGTACATAAACCACCAGGTCCAAATTGAAGCGGTCGGCTACTTCAGAGCCTGCCACCAAGTGGCCATGGTGGATGGGATCAAAGGTTCCACCCATGATGCCAATGCGGTGTCGGCGCTGTGCCGGAGTGCTCGCCTGTGAGGTCATGAAAAGGAAGTATAATGACCTACCCCACAGCCACTCACAATTAAGCACCAAAGTTTCTAATTGCTGGCCTTCTTAATCCAAGATCCCACTGTCGCGTAGATTTCCTTATCCCAGGGTTTCTCGGTGCGGAAATACTGCAAATGCACCTGGTTTAGGCGAGCATCTTCAGTAAGAAATGGCTCCCCTGCCATCTCGGGTCCACTGGCAGATAGTTGCTGGATGCTGCGGTCACATACAATATCGCCGGGTAGACAATAATTAATTATTGGAGCACCTTTGTTGGGCTCTTCAAGTGAACTAAGAACCCCACCTCTTATTGGTTGGTGCCCAATTACGGTGGGATCATCAAATTGCAGGGCGGGATTAGCGATATATAAAGATCCGATGTATTGATTCCGCGCCTTGAGTTCTGCTTCGTATCCATCAAGCACCAAAACTCCTTGGGAATAGCCCACCAAGAGATACTGTGGGGTACAACCAGATTCCGCCTCAAAGTTTTCGTTGGTGGTCAGCACACTTTCCCGTCCGCTTGATAGGGAGGCACCAAATTCAATAGCGCTGCTGCCCTGTGAGGAAAGCGGAAGAGCTGCCGGATATTCGGCATCGCTTAGCCCCATCACATAGACATCCTTCATCACTGAATTACCGGTTGTCTCGAGTTGATATTGCTCCAGGTGTCCAAAGAATGCCCTGATAGTTCTTTCCTCAAATCCATTGGACGTCCAGGGCGACTCAGAGGTATAGCGGGTGGGTCGGATTTGAGAGTTTTGTTCGCTACCGCGTGCTACAACGGCTACAACTGCTGGGCATTCCCCAGGTTGCGGTGGGTCATAAACCTCCCCATATACCTCGGGGTTAAGGGCGGGATGAATTTTTAGGATGCTGTCATCTGTAGGGTTAACGATGCGCGCTAAATATTCCTCATGGGTTTCCGTGGCATTCGCACTCTGCCAGCTGCTTTGTGCCAGAGCTGAAGTGTTATCGCCTAAAATCCCCAGTGTAGAGATCGCTAAAATGCTTAAAAATGCCCGCCGAATTCTCATATTGATCTCCACAGCCTCTCCCAATTATGTTCCTAAGGTTACTGCGCGGAGGGGAAAATATTAATGCTCAACCGCTTTAATCCAGGATCCAACCGTGTCAAAGATTTCTCCGTCCCATGACCTTTCACTAACAAAATAGTGCGTGTGCTCCCAGCCACTGACTGCATCTCCACTGCTAAGAAATGCGGTGGACATAGAAGAGCCTGTGCCAAGGAAGTTCAAAAGCGTGCGATCACACACCAGATCACGGGGCAAGCAATAATTAATTTTGTTGGTGATGGCTGGGGATTCCGCACTTGAAGTTAATAGCCCACCGCGGGCTGGATCGTGTCCAATAATGGAAGGATCCCCGGGTTCCAGGGCCGGATTAGCAAAATAAAGAGATCCTAAAAACTGCCCTCGACTTATCAATTCGGCTTCTTGATCCTCTATCACCAAGGCGCCCTGAGAATAACCGACCATGAGATACTGCGGAGTGCAACCAGTTTCTGATTCAAAATTATCAATGGTGGAGAGCACTCCGGCGCGCCCACTTGAAAGAGAGCTGCTAAACCCAATCGCCGTGCTGCCTACCTCTGCAAGTGGCATAGAAGCTGGGTAAAGCTCATCGGGTAGACCCAGCACATATACATCTTTCATAATTGACGTACCATCGCTTAGCAGGTGAAATTGCTCCAACCTGGCGAAAAAGCACGCAGGTTTTCAGCTTCAAAACCATTGGAAGTCCAGGGCGCCTCGGTGCTATAACGAGTTGGGCGAATCTGAGAATTTTGTTCACTGCCACGTGTAGCAAGGGCCACCACTGCCGGACATTCACCGAAGGTAGGTAGATCCAGCACAGCCTGATAAAGCTCGGGATCTTTATCAGGATGGATCAAAATTTTGGTGGAATCATGTGGATCCACAATCTGTTGCAAATAGCCCTCATAGTCTGCAGGTTGTACCACTTGATCTTCCCTGCTTTGGGCAACTGCCTCACCTGGGGCGACAACTGCAAAAAGCATTGCCACAAGGATTCCCTTGGATAAATGCCTGAGGCCACGCATAGAAATCCCCTTCCACCAACGCTAATTTCACATAGATAATACTGCTAATATGCTACTGGCGCAGAGTGGAAGGGGAAATTCCTAAAGGTGCAGCTAAGGCCTGGTTTGACCAGTGCCCTGCAAAATCCACTTGGTGGAGGTTAGCTCTGGCAAAGCCATTGGGCCACGGGCATGTAGCTTTTGGGTGGAAATACCGATTTCTGCACCCATACCGTATTGCTCACCATCGGTAAAAGCGGTGGACGCGTTGATCATGATGGCTGCAGCATCCACTCGATCAGCAAAGCGCTGTGCCTTTTCAATATTCTTGGTGGCAATTGCTTCGGTGTGTTGGGTGCTGTACTTGGTGATGTGCTCAATTGCACCGTCCACGCCGTCTACTACTGCAACGGCAATGTCCATGGTGAGGTATTCGGAATCCCAGTCGGTTTCAGTTGCTTCGACAACATCGGTGGCGCCAAAAGCAGTCAATTCATCTACTCGTCCATGCACTGTTACTGCTGCGGACTGGAGGGCGCGCACAACCGCAAGCTTGTCTGAGTCGCTGAGGGCGGCGTCGAGAAGCGCAGTTTCAGTGGCGTTGCAGACGCTGGGGCGTCGGGTTTTGCCATTAAGGAGCATGGCGATGGCCTGCTCGAGGTTGGCTTCACTATCAATATAAAAGTGGCAATTGCCGGTGCCGGTTTCAATGGTGGGCACCGTGGCGCCGGTGACCACAGCATTAATCAGGCCAGCGCCGCCACGAGGAATAACTACGTCAACTAAACCGCGGGCGGTAATAAGATCCTGCACCGAATCACGGGTTTCACAAGGCAAAAGCTGCACAGCCTCGCGAGGAAGATTAAAGCTTGCTAAAACATCTTGCAAAATTTCAACCAGAATGGTGTTGGAATTAACCGCAGTGGAGGATCCGCGCAGCAAAGCTACATTGCCAGACTTTAACGCCAGGCCAAAGGCATCAACGGTGACGTTGGGGCGGGCTTCATAAACCATGCCCATAACGCCCAAAGGCACGCGGATCTGCTTCATCTGAATGCCATTTTCCATGACGTGGCCACGCAAAACCTCACCAACGGGGTCAGTTAGCGCTGCTACCTGGCGTAAACCGTTAGCAATGCCGACGATGCGAGATTCATCTAAAGAAAGGCGGTCAATAAGGGATGCTTCCATCCCAGCCTGCCGGCCTGCTGCGATATCAAGCGCATTTGCTGCGATAATTTCTGCTGCGCGCTTTTCTAAAGTGTCGGCTGCAGTATGCAGAATTTCATTTTTAATGCCGGTACCCAGCACTGCTATTTCAGGTGCGACCTTTTTGGCGGCGCCTGCCTTTGCTAAAACTTCTGCTCTTTCGATTTCGCGGATGTCTAGATCTTTGCTCAATGTTGAACTCATGGTTGTACAGTGTACAGACCTTGCAGCCGCCGGAGCTGAGTAAATTTCTCCTGCTCCGGCACAAGCTCCGGCTTTCAGCGCTGGCACAAGCTCCAACGGCTCAGCCTAAAAAGCCTAATAACCAGCGACCACGTCAACTTCGGTGAGCATCTTCTCCCCTGTTTGGAAAAGCTCAATATTTCGTAGTGTGAGATCGCCGGTTAAACTGCGGATACGCTCAGTGGTGTTGGCAACGTGTGGTGCAATAACCACATTGTCCATCTCCCACAGTGGATGTCCATCCGGCAGTGGTTCTGGATCGGTCACGTCTAAAGCAGCGCCCGCGATGGTGCCTGCTTGCAAAGCTGCAACCAGGTCATCGGTATTAATTAGCGGACCGCGGCCCACATTGACAATCACGGCACTGGACTTCATCTTGCCCAAGGTTTCAGTGTTAACAATATGGTGTGTATCTGCGGTTAGCGGCATAATCAGCACCAAGATATCGGCTTCTGACCATACGTGATCAGCCTCTGCCATAGCGAAGGTTTCATCGGCGCCAGCTACCGGGCGTCCAGAATTATTTACCGCAATGGTCTTTACGTTAAACGGCTGCAGCATCTCGATTAGGCGTACACCAATTCCGCCCGCGCCCATAATGGCTACCGCCTTGTTGTCATGCAGCCAGGTTTTCTTCTCTTCGACCTCATCACGTACATCCCAGGACTTAGCAAGGCGTGCAATGGCATGCTGATGCATTTGTGCCAACAACAAACCAAGGGTGGATTCTGCAACGGTATCGGCATAAAGGCCAGCTGCATTCGCCCAACGAGCCTTGTCATTGACTACCCCAGCGCGTACCAGGGCATCAATGCCAGCCATGGATGCTTGCACAAATTTAATATTGTCCGGCAATTCAGGAAACTCTGGGGCGGAGCCATTAAAGAAAAGAAAATCTGCCTCTTCAAGCTTTTCCACCCGCGTATGTCCGCCGCCCTCAATGACAGCAGCAGTAGATTCCCACAGGTGAGGATACATTTGAAACTTCATTTTTCTCCTTTAAAGATGCTTTTCGAGGCCGCCCCTCGCCTGCCACGCAGGCTAACAGCGGGGGTTAAGCGCGGCTTGCGTAATTAGATAAATAATCAGCATGGACAACAGGACGCTGCATGCCCTCTGGCAAATCCTGAGTCTGCTGGCCGACCATTGAAATCAAGGTGTCAGAGTCATAAGATACTTCACCGCGACCAATAATCTCACCACCAGGTCCCAGGATTTCAACGATCTCGCCTTGTTGGAAATCACCGATAATCTCCGTAATTCCCACTGCCAGCAGGGATTTTCCACCGGAGGTCACCGCATCTACGGCACCGGCATCTAGGCGAATCTTGCCAGCGGTATCTGCTGCATAAAGAGCCCAGAATTTCCAAGCGGAAAGGCGATTTTCTTTGGGGTGGAACACCGTTCCTACCTGCGCATGTTCCAGTGCTGGGCCAATATTTGCCGCTGAGGTCAACAGCACTGGCACACCACTGCGGGAAGCTAGGCGTGCAGCAGAAACTTTGGAAGCCATGCCACCGGTTCCCACTTTGCCGCCGTCTCCGGCGACCACACCTTTAAGGTCATTGCCATCACGAACCTCAGAAATAAAGCGTGCGGTGGGATCGGCTGGGTTCTTATCAAAAAGTCCATCAACATCACTAAGCAGCACCAATGCATCTGCAGAAACCAAATGTGCCACGATAGCGGCCAGGCGGTCATTGTCGCCAAAGTTCACACCGGTGGTTGCCACGGTGTCGTTTTCATTAACGATAGGTACTGCACCTAGCATGCGTAATTTATCAATGGTGCGCTGGGCGTTGCGGGCGCGGTCGCGCTTTCCAGCGTCTGCAGCGGTCAGCAAGACCTGGCCGATGGGGCGACCATAACGAGCAAAGGAACGTCCCCATTGGTGCATGAGGTGGACTTGACCAACGGCGGCTGCTGCCTGTTTAACGGCCAAATCAGTGGGGCGCACACTTAAGCCCAGCGGAGCCATACCGGCAGCAACCGCACCAGAGGACACCACAATGAGGTCAGAGCCAGCTTCCATACGAGCTTGGAGGGCATTGACAATGGTGTTGATGCGATTGGGATCCACCGTATGACCATCTTCATCATTGGTGAGTGAAGAAGATCCAATTTTTACCACCACGCGCTTGGCTTTGGTGATGCGCTCACGCATATCGGACTCATGTCCGTAGGCGGCGCTTTCTTTGGTTTCCGGGTCAACAGCCGGGAAGGTAGCGCCAATGCTAGCTTCCTGGCTGTAGGGGGTGACGGGA encodes the following:
- a CDS encoding PE-PPE domain-containing protein gives rise to the protein MKDVYVLGLPDELYPASMPLAEVGSTAIGFSSSLSSGRAGVLSTIDNFESETGCTPQYLMVGYSQGALVIEDQEAELISRGQFLGSLYFANPALEPGDPSIIGHDPARGGLLTSSAESPAITNKINYCLPRDLVCDRTLLNFLGTGSSMSTAFLSSGDAVSGWEHTHYFVSERSWDGEIFDTVGSWIKAVEH
- a CDS encoding glutamate-5-semialdehyde dehydrogenase, which produces MSSTLSKDLDIREIERAEVLAKAGAAKKVAPEIAVLGTGIKNEILHTAADTLEKRAAEIIAANALDIAAGRQAGMEASLIDRLSLDESRIVGIANGLRQVAALTDPVGEVLRGHVMENGIQMKQIRVPLGVMGMVYEARPNVTVDAFGLALKSGNVALLRGSSTAVNSNTILVEILQDVLASFNLPREAVQLLPCETRDSVQDLITARGLVDVVIPRGGAGLINAVVTGATVPTIETGTGNCHFYIDSEANLEQAIAMLLNGKTRRPSVCNATETALLDAALSDSDKLAVVRALQSAAVTVHGRVDELTAFGATDVVEATETDWDSEYLTMDIAVAVVDGVDGAIEHITKYSTQHTEAIATKNIEKAQRFADRVDAAAIMINASTAFTDGEQYGMGAEIGISTQKLHARGPMALPELTSTKWILQGTGQTRP
- a CDS encoding D-isomer specific 2-hydroxyacid dehydrogenase family protein, which translates into the protein MKFQMYPHLWESTAAVIEGGGHTRVEKLEEADFLFFNGSAPEFPELPDNIKFVQASMAGIDALVRAGVVNDKARWANAAGLYADTVAESTLGLLLAQMHQHAIARLAKSWDVRDEVEEKKTWLHDNKAVAIMGAGGIGVRLIEMLQPFNVKTIAVNNSGRPVAGADETFAMAEADHVWSEADILVLIMPLTADTHHIVNTETLGKMKSSAVIVNVGRGPLINTDDLVAALQAGTIAGAALDVTDPEPLPDGHPLWEMDNVVIAPHVANTTERIRSLTGDLTLRNIELFQTGEKMLTEVDVVAGY
- the proB gene encoding glutamate 5-kinase, with the translated sequence MRERITKAKRVVVKIGSSSLTNDEDGHTVDPNRINTIVNALQARMEAGSDLIVVSSGAVAAGMAPLGLSVRPTDLAVKQAAAAVGQVHLMHQWGRSFARYGRPIGQVLLTAADAGKRDRARNAQRTIDKLRMLGAVPIVNENDTVATTGVNFGDNDRLAAIVAHLVSADALVLLSDVDGLFDKNPADPTARFISEVRDGNDLKGVVAGDGGKVGTGGMASKVSAARLASRSGVPVLLTSAANIGPALEHAQVGTVFHPKENRLSAWKFWALYAADTAGKIRLDAGAVDAVTSGGKSLLAVGITEIIGDFQQGEIVEILGPGGEIIGRGEVSYDSDTLISMVGQQTQDLPEGMQRPVVHADYLSNYASRA